In Quercus robur chromosome 11, dhQueRobu3.1, whole genome shotgun sequence, the following proteins share a genomic window:
- the LOC126704810 gene encoding WAT1-related protein At1g25270-like encodes MVVVQIVYAGMNILYKLVSENGVNLRILIAYRMLFATAFMVPLALIFERKTRPKLTWVVMFQAFLCGLLGGTLAQNLYFESFAFTSATFAVAMSNLNPAITFVLATSVGLEKPAVGTLGGMMKIAGTLVGIGGAMLFTLYRGVKIDLWSTHVDLLHHQQHVAPSHPGSSQHVIGALLCLACSLSYAMWLIIQGKMNERYPCLYSGTALICTMSFLQSIVFALCTERDWSQWKLSWDLRLLTAAYSYTRSDFDRVRVVHGVVG; translated from the exons ATGGTAGTAGTTCAGATAGTATATGCAGGGATGAATATACTATACAAACTTGTATCAGAAAATGGAGTgaatttgaggatcctcattgcCTACCGTATGTTGTTTGCCACTGCCTTCATGGTTCCTCTTGCTCTCATCTTTGAAAG GAAAACCAGGCCAAAACTAACATGGGTAGTGATGTTCCAGGCTTTTCTTTGTGGGTTACTTGG GGGGACATTGGCTCAGAATCTATATTTTGAGAGCTTTGCCTTCACATCAGCTACATTTGCTGTCGCCATGAGTAATCTCAATCCAGCCATTACCTTCGTTCTAGCAACATCTGTCGG GTTGGAAAAGCCAGCAGTAGGAACATTGGGTGGGATGATGAAGATTGCGGGGACACTGGTAGGAATAGGTGGGGCAATGCTATTCACTTTATACAGAGGTGTGAAAATTGATTTGTGGTCAACGCATGTTGACCTTTTACATCATCAACAACACGTGGCACCATCACACCCAGGCTCTAGTCAACATGTAATCGGCGCCCTATTGTGTTTGGCATGCAGTTTATCCTATGCAATGTGGTTGATAATCCAG ggaaaaatgaatgaaagataTCCATGCCTTTATTCAGGCACAGCTCTCATATGTACAATGAGTTTCTTGCAGTCTATTGTTTTTGCCTTATGCACTGAAAGGGATTGGAGTCAGTGGAAATTGAGTTGGGATCTTAGGCTCCTTACTGCAGCTTATTCG